In Candidatus Nanosynbacter lyticus, one genomic interval encodes:
- the rfbB gene encoding dTDP-glucose 4,6-dehydratase, whose translation MTKMLVTGGAGFIGSNFVHYTVKHKPEYDITVIDKLTYAGNRANLQPVADQINFVEGDICNAELMDKLVAENDIVVHFAAESHNDNSLRNPWPFVETNVVGTYTILEAIRKHGKRLHHISTDEVFGDLELDDPNRFTEDTPYNPSSPYSSTKASSDMLVRAWIRSFGIKATISNCSNNYGPYQHIEKFIPRQITNILSDIKPKLYGTGEQVRDWIHVDDHNSAVHLILEKGELGETYIIGADNDHVNNKMVIELICELMGKGKDWYEHVNDRPGHDMRYAMDSSKLRRELGWQPQYTDNQTGMHDGLMQTIDWYRANEDWWKAQKNAVEAAYAKQGQ comes from the coding sequence ATGACAAAGATGCTAGTCACGGGAGGCGCGGGATTCATTGGCTCGAATTTTGTGCATTATACCGTCAAACACAAGCCAGAATATGACATCACTGTTATCGACAAGTTAACTTATGCGGGCAACCGCGCTAATTTGCAGCCAGTAGCCGATCAAATCAATTTCGTGGAGGGCGACATCTGCAACGCTGAATTGATGGACAAATTGGTCGCTGAAAATGATATTGTAGTGCATTTCGCCGCTGAAAGCCATAATGACAATTCTCTGCGCAATCCATGGCCGTTTGTCGAGACCAACGTGGTCGGTACTTACACCATCTTGGAGGCTATTCGCAAGCACGGCAAGCGCCTCCATCACATCTCGACCGACGAAGTATTTGGTGACTTAGAGCTCGACGATCCAAACCGCTTCACTGAAGACACACCATACAATCCATCAAGCCCCTACTCCAGTACTAAAGCTTCTAGCGACATGCTAGTGCGCGCTTGGATTCGTAGCTTCGGCATCAAGGCGACGATTTCCAATTGTTCAAACAATTACGGTCCATACCAACACATCGAAAAGTTCATTCCGCGCCAAATCACCAATATCTTGAGCGATATCAAACCAAAATTGTACGGTACGGGCGAGCAGGTTCGCGACTGGATTCATGTCGATGATCATAACTCGGCAGTTCACCTCATCTTGGAAAAAGGCGAGTTGGGCGAAACGTACATAATCGGTGCTGATAACGACCACGTCAATAACAAGATGGTGATTGAGCTAATTTGCGAGCTGATGGGCAAAGGTAAGGATTGGTATGAGCATGTCAATGACCGCCCTGGCCACGATATGCGCTACGCCATGGACTCCAGCAAGCTGCGCCGCGAACTGGGTTGGCAGCCACAATATACTGATAACCAAACAGGTATGCATGACGGCCTAATGCAAACCATTGATTGGTACCGCGCCAACGAAGATTGGTGGAAAGCACAAAAAAACGCCGTCGAAGCGGCGTATGCAAAACAAGGACAATAA
- the rfbA gene encoding glucose-1-phosphate thymidylyltransferase RfbA, with amino-acid sequence MKGIILAGGSGTRLWPITQAISKQLMPIYDKPMIYYPLTTLMQAGIRDILIITTPDDQAGFQRLLGDGSQWGITLEYAVQPSPDGLAQAFIIGEDFIGDDKVALVLGDNIFHGERLDESLQGCTNPDGGIVFAYKVSDPERYGVVEFDEQNQAISIEEKPAKPKSNFAVVGLYFYDNDVVEIAKNVKPSDRGELEITSINAKYLRRGKLRVQALDNGDVWLDTGTIDSLTDASDFVRVIQKRTGRIIGSPEKIAFKNGWINRDQLSKLSEPLKKSGYGKYL; translated from the coding sequence ATGAAAGGAATAATTTTAGCAGGTGGATCAGGGACGCGCCTTTGGCCAATTACTCAGGCGATCAGTAAACAACTAATGCCGATTTATGATAAGCCGATGATTTATTATCCGCTTACTACACTCATGCAGGCAGGAATTCGCGATATTTTGATAATTACCACACCAGACGACCAGGCTGGCTTTCAACGACTCCTTGGCGACGGTTCACAGTGGGGTATCACCCTCGAATATGCCGTTCAACCTAGCCCAGACGGCCTAGCACAAGCCTTCATCATCGGTGAAGATTTCATTGGCGACGACAAGGTGGCGTTAGTCCTGGGAGATAACATCTTCCACGGTGAGCGGCTGGATGAATCTCTACAGGGGTGTACTAATCCTGATGGTGGTATAGTTTTTGCCTACAAGGTTTCTGACCCAGAACGATACGGTGTTGTCGAGTTTGATGAACAAAATCAAGCTATTTCCATTGAAGAAAAACCAGCCAAGCCAAAATCAAACTTTGCCGTTGTTGGTTTGTATTTTTATGACAATGACGTGGTCGAAATCGCCAAGAACGTCAAACCATCCGACCGCGGTGAGCTAGAGATTACCTCCATCAATGCTAAATACTTGCGCCGCGGTAAACTGCGGGTCCAAGCCTTAGACAACGGTGACGTTTGGCTGGATACTGGAACGATTGACAGCCTGACCGATGCCTCTGACTTTGTTCGGGTTATCCAAAAACGAACCGGCCGCATCATTGGTAGTCCAGAAAAAATTGCCTTTAAAAATGGCTGGATTAATCGGGATCAGCTTAGCAAGCTCTCTGAGCCGCTGAAAAAATCTGGTTACGGTAAGTATTTATAA
- a CDS encoding glycosyltransferase family 2 protein: MKRVCVIIPAYNEAAVIESVIKKAKKVFSKAKKDYLIDIVLVNDGSKDNTLDQAQKGGAIVIDHILNSGAGGATLTGLAYAQQRGYDIAATMDADGQHDPEDVLAGIRQSDKSNTDLLIGSRLINSEGMSRTKVLGNKGLSFITYALFGINVTDSQSGLRVYSRKAIDNLDWKSTGYEFCSEMIWRAKQAGMVISEYPIKAIYTDYSRAKGQNNWNAINIVKRLFKQRLTELFE, from the coding sequence ATGAAGAGGGTTTGTGTTATTATTCCAGCTTATAACGAGGCAGCTGTCATTGAAAGTGTAATTAAAAAAGCCAAGAAGGTTTTTTCAAAAGCCAAGAAAGATTATTTGATAGATATCGTACTTGTTAATGACGGGTCGAAGGATAATACTCTTGATCAAGCGCAAAAAGGCGGCGCAATTGTCATTGATCATATCTTGAATTCCGGAGCTGGCGGTGCAACACTAACTGGACTTGCCTACGCGCAGCAACGCGGCTATGATATTGCCGCCACCATGGATGCTGATGGTCAGCACGATCCAGAAGATGTCTTGGCGGGCATTCGACAGAGCGACAAATCTAACACTGATTTACTTATCGGTAGCCGGCTCATCAATAGCGAAGGCATGTCTAGGACTAAGGTTTTGGGAAATAAAGGCTTAAGTTTCATCACTTATGCTCTGTTTGGCATCAATGTCACTGATTCACAGTCCGGTCTGCGAGTTTACTCGCGAAAGGCAATTGATAACCTCGACTGGAAATCGACTGGCTACGAATTTTGCTCAGAGATGATTTGGCGCGCCAAACAAGCAGGCATGGTTATTTCCGAATACCCAATTAAAGCAATTTACACCGACTATTCCCGTGCCAAAGGTCAAAACAACTGGAATGCCATCAATATTGTCAAACGACTATTTAAGCAACGCTTAACGGAGTTATTCGAATGA
- a CDS encoding glycosyltransferase family 2 protein, translated as MKNSIDIIVPYWGEFSLLKQTVDSVLAQTSKAWHLTILDDHYPDKTAYDYYKKLNDKRITYIRHSKNIGITANFNYAIQHASAPYCMIVGCDDKLLPNYVATMLKNIGEADFYQPRVQIIDDKSNVYLPLVDKVKRILQPKKSSILSGEKLAASLCHGNWLYFPSITWKTDTLKRYSFDTKYKILEDVIVELTMIIDGASLCFDTTETFQYRRFAESLSSKEKGKNGVRFKEENEVYDNFSDRFNEIGWKKAARAAKLRVTSRIHSFLSRF; from the coding sequence ATGAAAAATAGTATTGATATCATCGTACCTTACTGGGGTGAGTTTTCACTGCTGAAACAAACCGTCGATTCAGTGCTAGCACAAACCAGCAAAGCCTGGCATTTAACGATCCTCGACGATCATTATCCAGATAAGACCGCCTATGATTATTACAAAAAGTTAAATGATAAACGCATCACATATATCAGACATAGCAAAAATATTGGTATCACTGCCAACTTTAATTACGCTATTCAGCATGCAAGCGCACCGTATTGCATGATTGTTGGCTGCGACGACAAGCTATTGCCTAACTATGTTGCAACTATGCTAAAAAATATCGGTGAAGCAGATTTTTATCAGCCTCGCGTACAAATAATCGACGACAAAAGTAACGTATATCTACCGCTTGTCGATAAAGTGAAAAGAATATTGCAGCCTAAAAAATCCAGCATACTGTCTGGCGAAAAACTTGCCGCGTCGCTTTGCCACGGTAATTGGCTTTATTTTCCATCCATCACTTGGAAAACCGATACTCTCAAACGATATTCATTTGATACAAAGTATAAAATCCTTGAAGACGTCATCGTCGAATTAACCATGATTATTGATGGCGCTTCGCTTTGTTTTGACACAACAGAAACTTTTCAATACCGCCGTTTTGCCGAGTCGTTATCTAGCAAGGAAAAAGGTAAAAATGGTGTCCGATTCAAGGAAGAGAACGAAGTCTATGATAATTTTTCCGATAGGTTTAATGAGATTGGCTGGAAAAAAGCCGCACGAGCAGCAAAACTTCGCGTGACATCACGCATCCACAGTTTCCTGTCGCGGTTTTAG
- a CDS encoding glycosyltransferase family 8 protein, with translation MNKGIINVIYQSDDNYAVVSAISIVSLLENNKHLKEINIFYLGHQLEKDSINKFNKMVGNYQNATITFVDVSSYHDELKEIGVKAWKGLYITWYKMLAFAKLDIKTDRILYINPHTVISGALDGLLELDFEGNVMALSYDATMVNAHKDVIGLKPTDGYFNCGIMLINHKKWMKDKIDAKMREHLRHNSYEVADQDLCNVFFKGKIKKVGVEYNFSTVFYGYDIKKYIKANGFLPESFYSYDEIMESYYTPKIIHSQFGVNGRPWQRGNDNPVGFLWRKYLKLTPWKNAKMPVAKKDINWRLYDLLPQSIIVNLYTWAVNRKFAKTK, from the coding sequence ATGAATAAAGGAATTATAAATGTTATATATCAAAGTGATGACAACTATGCCGTAGTCAGTGCAATTTCTATTGTATCGCTTTTGGAGAACAATAAACATTTGAAAGAGATTAATATTTTTTACCTCGGACACCAGCTGGAAAAAGATAGTATCAATAAATTCAACAAAATGGTTGGTAACTACCAGAATGCCACAATTACGTTTGTTGATGTCTCAAGCTACCATGATGAACTGAAAGAGATCGGCGTTAAGGCTTGGAAGGGGCTGTATATCACGTGGTATAAGATGTTGGCGTTTGCTAAGCTTGATATTAAAACGGACCGAATTTTGTACATTAACCCGCACACGGTGATTAGTGGTGCGCTTGATGGTCTTCTGGAGCTTGATTTCGAGGGTAATGTGATGGCTCTGTCGTACGACGCTACCATGGTGAACGCGCACAAAGATGTCATTGGTTTGAAACCAACCGACGGCTACTTTAACTGTGGAATTATGCTTATCAATCACAAAAAATGGATGAAAGATAAGATTGATGCCAAGATGCGCGAGCATTTGCGGCACAATAGCTACGAGGTGGCTGACCAAGATTTGTGCAACGTGTTTTTCAAAGGTAAGATCAAGAAAGTTGGTGTGGAATATAATTTCTCGACTGTTTTCTATGGCTATGATATTAAAAAATACATTAAAGCCAACGGTTTCTTGCCTGAAAGCTTTTACAGTTATGATGAAATCATGGAGAGTTACTACACGCCGAAGATCATTCATTCGCAGTTTGGTGTGAACGGTCGGCCATGGCAGCGGGGTAACGATAATCCAGTTGGTTTTTTGTGGCGTAAATATTTGAAACTAACGCCCTGGAAAAACGCTAAAATGCCAGTGGCGAAGAAAGACATAAACTGGCGACTGTATGACCTATTGCCGCAATCGATAATCGTCAATCTGTATACGTGGGCGGTTAATCGTAAGTTTGCAAAGACAAAATAG
- a CDS encoding SDR family oxidoreductase, whose product MSKKYVIVGASGQLGRALCVMFPDAKALSREELDISDEAQIDAFDWSKYDVIINAAALVNADGSETDDLRAKTWLANAYGPRNLAKIAIEQNKTLVHYSSDYVWDGREKNHQDDEVVAPLLVYGESKAAGDLVVSLVPKHYIMRVSWVVGDGHNMPKTMKKLADMRINPKVVNDQFGRLTFASEIARATKYFLDNNVAYGLYNVTNEGPVKSWYEIAADVFEYAGHDRNRVQPISTEEYAASKPGFAPRPLNSDMDLSKLRRAGFTPRDYTDMLKDYIKQLPVSG is encoded by the coding sequence ATGAGTAAGAAGTATGTAATTGTGGGAGCAAGTGGACAACTGGGTAGGGCGCTGTGTGTTATGTTTCCAGACGCCAAGGCGTTATCACGAGAAGAATTAGATATATCCGATGAAGCGCAAATAGACGCGTTTGATTGGTCGAAATACGACGTTATCATAAATGCGGCAGCCTTGGTTAACGCTGATGGTTCTGAGACAGACGACCTGCGTGCTAAGACGTGGTTGGCGAATGCTTATGGTCCACGCAACCTAGCTAAGATTGCTATTGAGCAGAATAAGACCCTTGTCCACTATTCATCAGATTATGTCTGGGACGGTCGGGAGAAAAACCATCAAGATGATGAAGTGGTTGCGCCTCTTTTGGTTTATGGAGAAAGTAAGGCGGCGGGTGATTTGGTGGTTAGCTTAGTGCCAAAACACTACATTATGCGGGTATCTTGGGTCGTTGGTGACGGTCACAATATGCCAAAAACTATGAAAAAATTGGCGGATATGCGCATCAATCCAAAAGTAGTTAATGATCAGTTTGGTCGGCTGACGTTTGCGTCAGAGATTGCTCGAGCTACTAAATATTTCTTAGATAATAACGTAGCATACGGACTATACAATGTCACTAACGAAGGTCCAGTTAAATCATGGTATGAAATTGCTGCCGATGTGTTCGAATACGCCGGACATGACCGCAATCGTGTGCAACCAATTTCTACCGAGGAATACGCTGCCAGCAAACCAGGCTTTGCGCCACGACCACTCAATAGTGATATGGACTTGTCGAAGTTGCGTCGAGCAGGTTTCACGCCAAGAGACTACACGGACATGCTGAAAGATTACATTAAACAACTGCCGGTTAGTGGATAG
- a CDS encoding lipopolysaccharide biosynthesis protein produces the protein MQSQKKDYIWNSLGSLLQSAISPVLLIVITRLNGIEDSGLFSFALSLSVVFWAVSLWGGRTYQVSDIKREFSSGGYVAVRFVASLIVAISAVAFCFLNGYNTTKTGLIMILVTFKILESIADSLYGVLQIHHKLYIAGISLTMKAMLGFAAFMAVDIVTKNVIYGTLAILLINMLIIFLYDILWVRRVETISISKKLCKEYITQAVVIMKHTSVVFVVMFLTMFSLNIPRYFLDKSHPDQIGYFGIMAMPITLLGLFISFIIQPNVVNLSELLAKGKLKEFARIVGKINQITFGMGVLSVVLSYLIGVWMLNVIFGININNFRLDLTIMVIGAAANAFVSIYVNLLIIMRRFKGQFYTLLLTDVLAVVMSICLIEQLAMLGSVLVFMLISFLQLALLLVIYKRSLKDAIIIDKRKGEL, from the coding sequence ATGCAATCGCAGAAAAAGGACTACATCTGGAACTCGTTAGGTTCATTGTTACAGAGTGCAATTTCACCAGTATTATTGATTGTTATTACGCGGTTGAATGGCATCGAGGATTCTGGGTTATTTTCGTTTGCGCTGTCGCTTTCGGTGGTGTTTTGGGCGGTTTCTTTATGGGGTGGTCGGACCTATCAAGTATCTGATATTAAGCGGGAATTTTCGAGTGGCGGCTATGTTGCTGTACGCTTCGTCGCATCACTCATTGTGGCGATTTCCGCGGTAGCATTTTGCTTCCTTAACGGATATAACACTACAAAGACAGGTCTGATCATGATTTTGGTAACCTTTAAGATACTAGAATCAATCGCCGACTCGCTATACGGTGTCCTGCAAATTCATCATAAGCTATATATCGCTGGCATATCATTAACTATGAAAGCGATGCTTGGTTTTGCGGCGTTCATGGCGGTTGACATTGTCACTAAAAATGTCATATACGGCACGTTGGCAATATTATTGATTAATATGCTGATTATATTCCTCTACGATATACTTTGGGTGCGGCGCGTTGAAACTATCAGTATAAGTAAAAAATTATGCAAAGAGTATATCACCCAGGCTGTTGTCATCATGAAACACACTTCAGTGGTGTTCGTTGTGATGTTTTTGACGATGTTTTCACTCAATATCCCGCGGTATTTTTTGGACAAGTCCCATCCTGACCAAATTGGCTATTTTGGCATTATGGCGATGCCAATTACGCTCCTTGGACTCTTCATATCGTTTATCATTCAGCCGAATGTCGTGAATTTGTCTGAGTTATTAGCAAAAGGAAAATTGAAGGAGTTCGCGCGAATTGTTGGTAAGATTAATCAAATAACTTTTGGGATGGGCGTACTTTCAGTTGTCCTGAGCTATTTGATTGGTGTTTGGATGCTTAACGTTATTTTTGGCATCAATATCAATAATTTCCGCCTTGATTTGACTATTATGGTGATTGGCGCGGCGGCGAACGCTTTTGTGTCGATTTATGTTAATTTGCTGATAATTATGCGTCGGTTTAAGGGGCAGTTTTATACATTGCTACTCACAGATGTTTTGGCGGTAGTGATGTCTATATGCCTGATTGAGCAGTTGGCGATGTTGGGTAGTGTGTTAGTTTTTATGCTGATCAGCTTTTTGCAACTAGCACTTCTGTTGGTTATCTACAAGCGGTCACTAAAAGATGCTATAATAATTGACAAGAGAAAAGGGGAGTTATGA
- a CDS encoding DUF2142 domain-containing protein gives MKKYWSLFLSFIKKPENVFISLSLFFGVLSAATVPLLSINDEGVHYMRAYGLSQGKIESGVACTLPKEVVLKAKEADVNNFVTSYKKTINRSDTETGKCSSATGYPPIMHLPQTIGIILANLVHGSLGITIIFGRLANLIFYSFALYFIIKWVRVGKWAFVATGLFPLMIHLAASLSGDSVTNIAIFTAIAATLNFFSQKSPLTRQQQLLIIAVACLLILTKSVTILLLSPVIFLPKRLFVPDKKSKISFIPQKWLVLSAAAILAGLCLIAWLHVYTQPLLTTGAPHNPLHSNPLKFIQILFNTYLNPNLPVSDDILRGVIGAFSAFKYGLPLFILLPSFSLLFLSLLHYNKKDQELLGEQTGKLAVYNLATIGLFVCAVSYAMYTAWALLPFRFGEGAYYADGVQGRYFTATAAMLVPVGLWLQKYINVRTKNDKVFNLIMFFGLALVLGFYVFETVWKFK, from the coding sequence ATGAAAAAATATTGGTCTTTATTCTTATCTTTTATTAAAAAGCCTGAAAATGTCTTTATATCTTTGTCATTGTTTTTTGGAGTGTTGTCGGCAGCCACCGTACCTCTGCTATCAATCAATGACGAAGGTGTACATTATATGCGGGCCTATGGGCTATCCCAAGGAAAAATTGAATCAGGAGTTGCCTGTACTTTACCTAAAGAAGTGGTATTAAAAGCAAAAGAAGCAGATGTAAATAATTTCGTAACTAGCTATAAGAAAACTATAAATCGTAGCGATACAGAGACAGGGAAATGCAGTAGCGCAACTGGCTATCCTCCAATTATGCATCTACCGCAGACAATTGGTATCATTTTGGCAAATCTCGTACACGGTTCACTTGGGATAACTATTATATTCGGAAGATTAGCCAACCTAATATTTTATTCATTTGCTCTTTATTTCATCATAAAATGGGTACGCGTTGGCAAATGGGCATTCGTAGCAACCGGCCTATTTCCGCTAATGATACATTTGGCAGCGTCTCTTTCCGGAGATAGTGTGACAAATATCGCAATTTTTACCGCTATTGCTGCTACATTAAATTTCTTTAGTCAAAAAAGCCCGTTAACTCGACAACAGCAGTTGCTTATTATTGCTGTAGCCTGCTTGTTAATTCTCACAAAGTCGGTAACAATACTCTTATTATCACCAGTCATTTTCTTGCCAAAGCGCCTCTTTGTTCCAGATAAAAAATCAAAAATATCTTTTATTCCGCAAAAATGGTTGGTTCTCTCAGCAGCAGCAATATTAGCAGGCCTTTGTTTAATAGCGTGGCTTCATGTATACACACAACCCCTACTCACCACTGGCGCACCGCATAATCCGCTTCATAGCAATCCGCTCAAATTTATCCAGATATTATTTAATACTTACCTAAACCCAAACCTGCCCGTATCCGACGATATCCTGAGGGGCGTGATTGGCGCATTCTCTGCTTTTAAATACGGGCTGCCACTTTTTATATTACTACCATCATTTTCCCTCCTCTTCCTCTCTCTCCTTCATTACAACAAGAAAGACCAGGAGTTATTAGGAGAGCAGACTGGTAAATTGGCAGTGTATAATTTGGCGACAATTGGGTTGTTTGTTTGTGCAGTGTCGTATGCTATGTATACAGCGTGGGCCTTATTGCCATTTAGGTTTGGCGAGGGAGCGTATTATGCGGATGGTGTTCAGGGTAGATATTTTACAGCAACAGCAGCTATGTTGGTGCCGGTAGGATTGTGGCTGCAGAAGTATATTAATGTGAGAACTAAGAATGACAAGGTATTTAACCTTATTATGTTCTTTGGGCTAGCTTTAGTGCTTGGGTTTTATGTTTTTGAGACGGTGTGGAAATTTAAGTAG
- a CDS encoding DUF2142 domain-containing protein, translating to MKKYWSLFLYFIKKPENVFISLSLFFGVLSAILVPQLSVSDENMHYLRAYGISQGRVESGSHCTLPKDVAKRAGSVYEGNFSADYSKPIDRNTLDVDKCSSASGYPPIMHLPQAIGINIANLFGGSTGLTILFGRIANIIFYSVAVFFVIKWVRVGKWAFTAIGLIPLMVHMAASLSSDCMTNVAVFTITAFTLNLFTQKDKLSHKQTVALICIGVFLTLTKSVNALLLFPLLFLPKRLFSPNKNERLPFNIQKWAILTVTGVAAIISILIWQKIFGQPLLTLGAAHNPLHSNPLKFIAILFNTYISPTIGYTDVVLRGSVGDFSSFKYHLPLFVLIPLFSLLFLSLLHYNKKDQELLGEQTGKLAVYNLATIGLFVCAVSYAMYTAWALLPFRFGEGAYYADGVQGRYFTATAAMLVPVGLWLQKYINVRTKNDKVFNLIMFFGLALVLGFYVFETVWTYK from the coding sequence ATGAAAAAATATTGGTCTTTATTCTTATATTTTATTAAAAAGCCTGAAAATGTCTTTATATCTTTGTCATTGTTCTTTGGAGTATTGTCGGCAATACTAGTCCCTCAGTTATCTGTAAGCGATGAAAATATGCATTACCTGCGAGCTTACGGAATATCTCAAGGCCGCGTAGAATCTGGATCACATTGTACGCTTCCAAAAGATGTTGCTAAAAGAGCTGGGTCGGTTTACGAAGGTAATTTTTCTGCAGACTACTCTAAGCCTATAGACCGCAATACATTAGATGTTGATAAATGTAGTAGTGCATCTGGCTATCCGCCAATTATGCACCTGCCGCAAGCAATCGGCATTAATATAGCAAATCTATTTGGAGGATCTACTGGGTTAACTATTCTGTTTGGACGAATTGCTAATATAATTTTTTATTCAGTAGCCGTCTTTTTCGTCATAAAATGGGTACGCGTTGGCAAATGGGCATTTACGGCAATTGGGCTTATCCCTCTTATGGTTCATATGGCCGCTTCACTATCAAGCGACTGCATGACAAATGTGGCAGTCTTTACAATTACTGCTTTTACCTTGAACCTATTCACCCAAAAGGACAAGTTATCACATAAACAAACAGTCGCTCTTATCTGTATAGGAGTATTCCTTACTCTAACCAAATCTGTAAATGCCTTACTACTATTTCCTCTTCTGTTTTTACCAAAGCGTCTATTCTCACCCAACAAAAACGAACGTCTGCCATTTAATATTCAGAAGTGGGCTATATTAACAGTAACTGGTGTTGCCGCGATTATTAGCATACTAATTTGGCAGAAAATATTTGGACAGCCGTTACTTACGTTAGGCGCAGCGCACAATCCGCTCCACAGTAATCCATTAAAGTTTATTGCCATACTGTTTAACACCTACATTAGCCCAACTATCGGATACACGGATGTTGTATTACGTGGTAGCGTTGGTGATTTTTCATCCTTTAAATACCACCTGCCTTTGTTTGTGTTGATACCGCTCTTTTCCCTCCTCTTCCTCTCTCTCCTTCATTACAACAAGAAAGACCAGGAGTTATTAGGAGAGCAGACTGGTAAATTGGCAGTGTATAATTTGGCGACAATTGGGTTGTTTGTTTGTGCAGTGTCGTATGCTATGTATACAGCGTGGGCCTTATTGCCATTTAGGTTTGGCGAGGGAGCGTATTATGCGGATGGTGTTCAGGGTAGATATTTTACAGCAACAGCAGCTATGTTGGTGCCGGTAGGATTGTGGCTGCAGAAGTATATTAATGTGAGAACTAAGAATGACAAGGTATTTAACCTTATTATGTTCTTTGGGCTAGCTTTAGTGCTTGGGTTTTATGTTTTTGAGACGGTGTGGACTTATAAATAA